From one Lolium rigidum isolate FL_2022 chromosome 4, APGP_CSIRO_Lrig_0.1, whole genome shotgun sequence genomic stretch:
- the LOC124707349 gene encoding probable LRR receptor-like serine/threonine-protein kinase At3g47570: protein MAASPSVLFPAGLVCFLYLFTFFLSLPLAICDDVDIEIDRHALLCFSSQLSGPAAVFASWSSNASTEFCDWHGVTCSARPPRRVVAIYLASQGIKGSIPPCVANLTSLSELQLSNNSFHGVIPSELGLLSQLTNLNLSMNSLEGNIPAQLSACSQLQILGLWNNSLQGEIPPSLGQCKYLRDINFSNNKLQGSIPSAFGDLPGLRILILASNRLAGNIPPSLGSSSRNLTYVDLGMNGLTGVVPESLANSRSLKVLRLMSNSLTGEIPKAIFNTSSLTAICLQQNSLVGQIPSFTATSAPIKYLYLSSNYLSGTIPSSLGNLSSLLYLRLTQNNLAGNIPESLGHIPTLQVLTLSVNNFSGAVPPSLFNMSSLTFLSMANNSLVGRLPSDIGYTLPNIEGLILSTNMFDGPIPASLTSAYHLSQLYLYNNSFTGSIPFFGSLPNLEEIDLSYNRLEAGSWDFLSSLSNCSRLTMLFLAGNNLQGELPSSVGNLSTSLQQLWLSENKISGHIPPEISSLKSLTMLYMDYNHLTGNIPTTIGNLNSLVDLTFAQNRLSGQMPDNIGNLVKLIALKLDGNNLTGRIPASIGRCTQLQKLNLSYNSLDGSIPRELFKTYLLYEFDLSHNYLSGEVPEEVGNLINLKKTSISNNSLSGNIPSTLGQCLVLEYLEMQDNFFVGRIPRSFVNLVGIKKMDISQNNLSGNIPVFLTKLSSLQDLNLSFNNFNGAVPRGGVFDNAGTLSLEGNDHLCTNIPTRGMPLCPALVDRKRKHKLLILVLQIVVPIVVVIIIFACIAKIYWRKRMHINSNLQRLDGRIKNISYEDIIGATNRFSSEHLIGSGSFGMVYKGSLQFQKYQVAIKIFKLDIYGADRSFNSECEALRNVRHRNVVKIITTCSSVDSTGADFKAIVFQYMPNGNLEKWLHPKGHAIEKYILTLSQRINIGLDVAFALDYLHNQCKSPLIHCDLKPSNILLDHDMTAYVSDFGIARSLFTTSNAYQDGSTSLAGLKGSIGYIPPEYGMSEEISTKGDVYSFGVILLQMVTGCSPTDEKFEDGTTLHETVDRAFPKNISEIIDPEILQHDSNAAYVMESCVIPLVRIALSCSMTSPKARPEMGQVCNEILRIKHEASNLQVS from the exons ATGGCCGCCTCTCCGAGTGTCTTGTTTCCAGCTGGCCTTGTCTGCTTTCTTTACCTCTTCACCTTCTTCCTCAGCCTACCATTAGCCATCTGCGACGACGTTGACATCGAAATAGATAGACATGCTCTCCTCTGCTTCAGCTCACAACTCTCAGGCCCAGCCGCGGTTTTCGCCTCATGGAGCAGCAACGCCTCCACAGAGTTCTGCGACTGGCATGGGGTCACTTGCAGCGCACGGCCTCCCCGTCGTGTCGTCGCGATATACCTTGCATCGCAAGGCATCAAAGGCTCCATTCCACCCTGCGTCGCCAACCTCACTTCTCTCTCAGAGCTCCAGCTCTCAAACAACAGCTTCCATGGTGTCATACCATCCGAGCTGGGCCTCCTGAGCCAGCTCACCAACCTTAACCTCAGCATGAACAGTTTAGAAGGTAACATTCCGGCTCAACTCTCTGCATGTTCCCAACTTCAAATCTTAGGCCTGTGGAACAACTCACTCCAGGGAGAGATCCCACCTAGCCTAGGTCAATGCAAGTATCTCCGAGACATCAATTTCAGCAACAACAAGCTCCAAGGGAGCATCCCTTCTGCTTTTGGGGATCTTCCTGGTCTGCGCATACTCATTCTCGCTAGCAACAGGCTCGCCGGCAACATACCGCCATCCCTGGGCAGCAGCAGCCGTAACCTCACCTATGTTGATCTTGGAATGAATGGTCTCACAGGTGTCGTCCCGGAGTCTCTGGCAAACAGTAGGTCTCTTAAAGTGCTTAGGCTCATGAGTAATAGCCTTACTGGAGAAATCCCGAAGGCTATATTCAACACTTCATCGCTTACTGCCATCTGCCTCCAACAGAACAGCCTTGTTGGTCAGATACCATCTTTTACAGCCACCTCTGCCCCTATTAAATATCTCTACTTAAGCAGTAACTATCTTTCAGGAACAATACCTTCCTCACTGGGGAACCTTTCCTCCCTACTTTATCTTCGTCTTACACAGAACAATTTGGCTGGCAACATCCCAGAGAGCTTAGGTCACATTCCAACACTACAGGTACTGACCCTGAGTGTAAACAACTTCTCCGGGGCAGTTCCGCCGTCTCTCTTCAACATGTCATCCTTGACATTCCTCAGCATGGCAAACAACTCGCTCGTTGGAAGATTACCCTCCGACATTGGATACACACTCCCAAATATTGAGGGATTAATCCTGTCAACCAACATGTTTGATGGTCCAATACCAGCTTCCCTTACCAGTGCTTACCacctgagtcagctttacctatatAACAACAGCTTCACTGGGTCCATACCATTCTTCGGGTCATTGCCAAATTTGGAGGAAATTGATTTGTCATACAACAGGCTAGAAGCAGGTAGCTGGGACTTTCTCTCTTCACTGTCCAATTGCTCTAGATTGACTATGTTGTTTCTGGCTGGGAACAATCTTCAAGGGGAATTACCAAGTTCAGTAGGCAATCTTTCCACTAGCCTTCAGCAGTTGTGGCTAAGTGAAAATAAAATTTCTGGACATATACCACCAGAGATAAGTAGCCTCAAGAGCCTCACCATGTTGTACATGGATTACAATCATCTCACCGGCAATATACCAACTACAATTGGGAACTTGAACAGCTTGGTCGATCTAACCTTCGCACAGAACAGACTCTCAGGCCAAATGCCTGATAATATTGGCAATCTTGTTAAGCTGATTGCTCTAAAGTTGGATGGGAACAACCTCACTGGAAGGATACCTGCAAGTATTGGAAGATGCACTCAACTCCAAAAGCTCAACCTTTCTTATAACTCACTAGATGGGAGTATACCAAGGGAACTATTCAAAACTTATTTGCTTTATGAATTTGACTTGTCGCACAATTATCTATCTGGAGAAGTGCCAGAGGAAGTTGGCAATCTCATTAATTTGAAGAAAACTAGCATCTCAAATAACAGCTTGTCCGGCAACATCCCATCCACTCTTGGACAGTGTTTGGTTCTGGAGTATCTTGAGATGCAAGACAACTTTTTCGTAGGAAGAATTCCACGGTCTTTTGTGAACTTAGTTGGCATAAAAAAGATGGATATTTCACAGAATAATTTGTCTGGAAACATCCCAGTGTTCCTGACAAAATTGAGTTCTTTGCAAGATCTCAATTTATCCTTCAACAATTTCAATGGAGCAGTTCCAAGAGGTGGTGTTTTTGACAATGCTGGCACACTGTCACTTGAAGGAAACGATCATTTGTGTACAAACATTCCAACAAGAGGTATGCCTCTTTGTCCTGCACTGGTTGACAGGAAAAGGAAACACAAATTATTGATTCTTGTCCTACAGATCGTAGTGCCAATTGTTGTTGTTATAATTATTTTTGCATGCATTGCGAAAATTTACTGGAGAAAGAGGATGCACATAAATTCGAATTTGCAACGATTAGATGGGCGCATAAAGAATATTTCATATGAAGACATCATAGGCGCAACAAATAGGTTTTCTTCTGAACACCTGATTGGCTCGGGATCATTTGGAATGGTTTATAAGGGAAGTCTGCAGTTTCAGAAATATCAAGTTGCCATCAAGATATTTAAACTTGACATTTATGGAGCAGATAGAAGCTTCAATTCAGAGTGTGAAGCCCTACGAAATGTACGCCATCGAAATGTTGTCAAAATCATCACTACATGCTCTTCAGTGGATTCTACCGGGGCAGATTTCAAGGCCATAGTATTTCAATACATGCCCAACGGGAACCTAGAAAAGTGGCTGCATCCAAAGGGGCATGCAATCGAAAAGTATATTCTGACTCTAAGCCAGAGAATCAATATTGGCTTGGATGTAGCTTTTGCTTTGGACTATCTTCATAACCAGTGTAAATCTCCACTAATACATTGCGACTTGAAGCCAAGCAATATTCTTTTAGACCATGACATGACTGCGTATGTCAGCGACTTTGGCATAGCAAGATCTCTATTCACTACATCGAATGCATATCAAGATGGTTCAACAAGTTTGGCTGGCCTAAAAGGGTCCATCGGATACATCCCACCAG AGTATGGCATGAGCGAAGAGATATCAACCAAGGGCGATGTCTACAGTTTCGGAGTGATTCTGTTACAAATGGTAACAGGGTGTAGTCCAACTGATGAGAAATTTGAGGACGGTACAACCCTTCATGAAACTGTTGATAGAGCATTTCCGAAGAATATTTCCGAGATTATTGATCCTGAAATCCTACAACATGACAGCAATGCAGCATATGTGATGGAGAGTTGTGTCATTCCACTGGTCAGAATAGCCCTCTCCTGCTCCATGACATCACCCAAAGCGCGACCAGAAATGGGACAAGTTTGTAATGAGATCCTGAGGATCAAACATGAGGCCTCAAACCTGCAGGTCAGCTGA
- the LOC124707352 gene encoding (R)-specific enoyl-CoA hydratase-like, with protein sequence MRLAVPLVRKAATSASASGPATTTTSLKVGDALRSGRRRFTEADVAAYAAVSGDRNPVHLDDAFARGAGGFARGRVVHGMLAASLFPALIASRFPGAVYASQSLRFAAPVYVGDEAAAEVRALNIKSAGGRHIVKFATKCFASVHEDDEEALAIDGEAMVFLPTLELGSEAIAE encoded by the exons ATGCGCCTCGCCGTCCCGCTCGTCCGGAAGGCGGCGACCTCGGCCTCGGCCTCagggccggcgacgacgacgacctcgcTGAAGGTGGGCGACGCGCTGCGGTCGGGCCGGCGGCGGTTCACGGAGGCCGACGTGGCGGCGTACGCGGCGGTGAGCGGCGACCGCAACCCGGTGCACCTGGACGACGCCTTCGCCCGCGGGGCCGGCGGGTTCGCGCGCGGTCGCGTTGTCCACGGCATGCTCGCCGCCTCCCTCTTCCCTgccctcatcgcctctcgcttc CCCGGAGCCGTGTACGCGAGCCAGTCGCTCAGGTTCGCCGCGCCGGTGTACGtcggcgacgaggcggccgcggAGGTGCGGGCGCTCAACATCAAATCCGCCGGCGGGAGGCACAT CGTCAAGTTCGCCACCAAGTGCTTCGCCAGCGTCCATGAAGATGACGAGGAGGCTCTCGCCATTGATGGCGAGGCCATGGTGTTCCTGCCCACGCTGGAGCTCGGCTCGGAGGCCATTGCTGAGTAA